From one Melioribacteraceae bacterium genomic stretch:
- a CDS encoding T9SS type A sorting domain-containing protein, with translation MKKYFYICIFIFLSFLQINAQWEKVTVDTTANVNKIYVANNHLFVELDTSLVFSDLLVSSNHGESWTNITPNLPNSVSRVYDLIEYDNSIYIGTDGGVFISVDNGQSWQEKNNGLDAEHRVYTIYESNNVLLAGTDQFIYRSTDKGENWTRSDEFTFMTFNSFTSNNNYMFAHASLSFESRYLYRSGDNGETWSIISSQQQFRTVHALNDNEVYMAVGTDPGKGFYVSTDNGDNFNMFTDYEDLFEKNTLSINSLGDNLFVGAIGPGLSYRGAGGTWYTAKDNLETTIVYNIQSDDTYLYCTHSSSHNYISRRPLSDFNLVTDVSDEITDLPNKFVLNQNFPNPFNPSTTINFSMPEQTNVSLKIYDVLGKEVAELVNEEMSSGSYKVDFDAANLSSGIYFYTLKTNNQIQTRKMILMK, from the coding sequence ATGAAGAAGTACTTTTACATTTGTATTTTTATTTTTCTTTCCTTTTTACAGATTAATGCGCAATGGGAAAAAGTAACTGTAGATACTACTGCAAATGTTAACAAGATTTATGTAGCTAATAATCATCTTTTTGTTGAGTTAGATACCAGCCTTGTTTTTAGTGATTTACTTGTTTCATCTAACCACGGCGAATCATGGACGAATATAACCCCTAATTTACCCAACTCAGTTTCCAGAGTTTATGATTTAATAGAATACGATAATTCAATTTATATCGGTACCGATGGTGGCGTATTCATTTCAGTCGATAATGGACAATCATGGCAAGAAAAAAACAATGGACTTGACGCTGAACATAGAGTTTATACAATTTATGAAAGTAATAATGTTTTATTGGCGGGTACAGATCAGTTCATTTATCGTTCAACCGATAAAGGAGAAAACTGGACTAGGTCTGACGAATTTACCTTTATGACTTTTAACTCATTTACAAGTAACAACAATTACATGTTTGCACACGCCTCATTGAGCTTTGAATCGAGATATTTGTACAGATCAGGTGACAATGGAGAAACTTGGAGTATTATTAGCAGTCAGCAGCAATTTAGAACAGTTCATGCGCTAAATGATAATGAAGTTTATATGGCCGTAGGTACTGACCCCGGGAAAGGTTTTTATGTATCGACAGATAACGGAGATAATTTTAATATGTTTACTGATTACGAAGATTTATTCGAGAAAAACACACTTAGTATTAATAGTCTAGGTGATAATCTTTTTGTTGGGGCAATAGGTCCCGGTTTGTCTTACCGTGGCGCTGGTGGGACTTGGTATACCGCGAAAGATAATTTAGAAACCACTATTGTTTACAATATTCAAAGTGATGATACTTACCTATATTGTACCCACAGCTCAAGTCACAACTATATTAGTAGAAGACCATTAAGTGATTTCAATTTAGTAACAGATGTATCTGATGAAATAACTGATCTTCCCAATAAATTTGTGCTTAACCAAAATTTTCCCAACCCATTTAACCCAAGCACCACAATAAATTTCTCAATGCCAGAACAGACTAATGTTTCATTAAAAATTTATGATGTACTCGGAAAGGAAGTTGCAGAATTAGTAAATGAAGAAATGTCGTCCGGTTCATATAAAGTTGATTTTGATGCAGCAAATCTTTCTAGTGGAATTTATTTCTATACACTCAAAACCAACAACCAGATTCAAACAAGAAAAATGATTTTAATGAAGTAG
- a CDS encoding YjjG family noncanonical pyrimidine nucleotidase codes for MINRKYKWILLDLDDTLFDYAKTEYYSLQSLCSEFFGKFNEDIYKSYSLINRKYWTAFQKDEIKIDDVKVGRFKEFTEVNFPDKVVDPHILSERFIDFLSESTFLLDGAIDFLEFLIDNKYQPSVVTNGIKRNQLSRIKLSGVSKYFEHIIISEEVGFAKPRKEYFDYAKSRIGFENKSALIIGDNIETDIQLGYNHQVDTCWFNPTKKENHFNIKPTHEVRSFDEIKQILE; via the coding sequence ATGATTAATAGAAAATATAAATGGATTCTCCTCGATTTAGACGATACACTTTTTGATTATGCAAAAACCGAATATTACTCGCTGCAAAGTTTGTGCAGTGAGTTTTTCGGTAAGTTTAATGAAGATATTTATAAAAGCTATAGCTTAATAAACAGAAAATATTGGACTGCATTTCAGAAAGATGAGATTAAAATTGACGATGTAAAAGTCGGACGCTTCAAAGAATTTACAGAAGTCAATTTCCCGGATAAAGTTGTTGATCCCCATATTTTAAGTGAAAGATTCATAGATTTTTTAAGTGAATCAACTTTTCTTTTGGATGGAGCAATTGATTTTTTGGAATTCTTAATTGATAATAAGTATCAACCTTCAGTTGTTACCAACGGTATTAAACGAAATCAACTCTCTAGAATTAAGCTTTCCGGTGTTAGTAAATATTTTGAACACATAATAATCTCGGAAGAAGTTGGATTTGCCAAACCTCGTAAAGAATATTTCGATTATGCAAAATCTAGAATTGGTTTCGAAAACAAATCTGCATTGATCATCGGCGATAATATTGAGACGGATATTCAGCTTGGTTATAATCACCAAGTTGATACATGCTGGTTTAATCCTACCAAAAAAGAAAATCATTTCAATATAAAACCTACCCATGAAGTCAGATCATTTGATGAAATAAAACAGATCTTGGAATAA
- a CDS encoding S8/S53 family peptidase, translated as MRKFATYIKTISLVFFFTLGIFSQEALNPTKVFQQAGITTEQLSKVDHIIQNFTYRALTNNVRSLKSIKPGDGTPVVKEVNSQFYVAGFVKSSSPQQTKNHIEYNGGKVTNIIDNILVVELPVEKLSNTLFDEKIIRAEAAVYQSSLLDTSLYFINAHKVHAGEDLPKAFKGNGVIVGVLDSGIDWTHPAFINENGNRIQYLWDMADDSNPPAEFDYGTEYTKEHLDQQNSNQIDDNGHGTHVASTAAGNYGGEDYPLVGVAPEADIVFVKGFRANAQSFATNDIINGCDYIMKRAALLGKPVVVNLSLGSVLGNTGYSLYEEALTNLVEPGKLIVASAGNSGSSNIHLQYQMSGSDFESRSNTEWRVSDSTRGVALIYGYPQSEDFNFGIQVLDKQGNSKFLSSTLAYDESVTQAIVIEGDTLASLSLSAKTNGVDPYFFSVIMLFNSESGVKQYDFNLFTFGTAIFNAWLFNGSFNTNTEPERNHIGGDNLMTVGSPSTAFNVFSIGAFTTKTSWVNLDGTPYSVNGTLTDRAYFSSIGPTRDGRIKPDFSAPGHWIAAGYSKDANLNPVTILDEKTVLMQGTSMSAPHFTGVVALLLEQNPNLTYDEVFEVLKNTAITDDITGVVPNNEFGYGRIDVHAALKNLITSLEQIDDIPVDYSLKQNYPNPFNPSTTIEYSLPGNELVKIKVYDVLGKEITTLVNEVKSAGKYSVTFNSSHLSSGVYFYQITAGRFQDVRKMILLR; from the coding sequence ATGAGAAAATTCGCAACATATATAAAAACAATCTCTTTAGTTTTCTTTTTTACATTAGGTATATTTTCACAAGAGGCATTAAATCCTACCAAGGTTTTTCAACAAGCCGGCATTACAACAGAACAACTATCAAAAGTTGATCACATAATTCAAAATTTTACATATCGTGCATTAACAAATAATGTACGCTCATTAAAATCAATTAAACCGGGGGATGGAACGCCCGTTGTTAAAGAAGTAAACAGCCAATTTTATGTTGCTGGTTTTGTTAAATCAAGCTCGCCGCAACAAACAAAAAATCACATTGAATATAACGGTGGAAAAGTCACAAATATTATTGATAATATTCTAGTTGTTGAGCTGCCGGTAGAAAAATTATCAAACACACTTTTTGATGAAAAAATAATTCGAGCAGAAGCCGCGGTTTATCAAAGTTCACTTCTGGATACTAGTTTGTATTTTATAAATGCTCATAAAGTTCACGCTGGAGAGGATTTGCCAAAAGCATTCAAAGGCAACGGCGTCATTGTTGGTGTACTCGATAGCGGTATTGATTGGACGCATCCTGCGTTTATAAACGAGAACGGAAACCGTATTCAATATCTATGGGACATGGCAGATGATTCGAATCCGCCTGCTGAATTTGATTACGGTACGGAATACACAAAAGAACATTTGGATCAACAAAATTCAAACCAGATTGATGATAATGGTCACGGTACTCATGTGGCGAGCACAGCTGCGGGGAATTACGGAGGAGAGGATTATCCCTTGGTGGGAGTAGCTCCAGAAGCTGATATTGTTTTTGTAAAGGGGTTCAGAGCAAACGCTCAATCCTTTGCAACGAATGATATTATAAACGGTTGCGACTATATTATGAAAAGAGCTGCCCTCTTGGGTAAACCAGTTGTTGTAAATTTAAGTCTTGGCTCAGTGCTTGGTAACACAGGATATTCATTGTATGAAGAAGCATTAACAAACCTAGTTGAACCTGGTAAACTAATCGTAGCTTCAGCTGGAAATAGCGGCTCATCAAATATTCATCTACAGTATCAAATGTCCGGATCTGATTTCGAAAGTCGTTCTAATACTGAGTGGAGAGTATCGGACAGCACAAGAGGAGTAGCACTGATTTACGGTTATCCTCAAAGTGAAGATTTTAATTTTGGTATTCAAGTATTGGATAAGCAAGGAAACTCAAAATTTCTAAGTTCAACTTTAGCCTATGACGAGAGTGTTACGCAAGCAATCGTAATTGAAGGAGACACATTAGCTTCATTGTCTTTGTCCGCTAAAACAAATGGAGTGGATCCATATTTCTTCTCGGTAATTATGCTTTTTAATTCTGAATCGGGCGTGAAACAATATGATTTTAATTTGTTCACATTCGGTACAGCAATTTTCAATGCGTGGTTATTTAATGGAAGTTTTAATACAAATACCGAACCCGAGCGGAATCACATTGGAGGTGATAATTTAATGACAGTCGGATCACCTTCAACTGCATTTAATGTTTTTTCGATTGGTGCCTTCACAACAAAAACGTCATGGGTAAATCTTGATGGTACACCATATTCTGTAAACGGAACTCTTACAGATAGAGCATATTTCTCGAGTATTGGTCCGACCAGAGATGGCAGAATTAAACCTGATTTTTCGGCTCCCGGTCATTGGATTGCGGCAGGTTATTCAAAAGATGCTAACTTAAATCCGGTTACTATATTGGATGAAAAGACAGTTCTAATGCAAGGGACAAGTATGTCCGCACCACATTTTACAGGAGTTGTCGCATTGCTTTTGGAACAAAATCCAAATCTTACTTATGATGAGGTATTCGAAGTATTAAAAAATACAGCAATAACAGATGATATAACTGGAGTAGTTCCAAACAATGAATTCGGTTACGGAAGAATTGATGTGCATGCGGCATTGAAAAATCTTATTACTAGTTTGGAACAAATAGATGATATACCCGTTGACTATAGTCTAAAACAAAACTACCCGAATCCATTTAATCCTTCTACTACGATTGAGTACAGTTTGCCCGGAAATGAATTAGTAAAAATTAAAGTTTATGACGTGTTAGGGAAGGAAATCACAACACTGGTAAATGAGGTCAAATCAGCCGGAAAATATAGTGTTACATTTAATTCAAGTCATTTATCATCCGGAGTATATTTTTACCAAATTACTGCTGGTAGATTTCAAGACGTTCGTAAGATGATTTTACTTAGATAA
- a CDS encoding response regulator transcription factor: protein MKSIAIIEDDIELRELLYRYLSHQKEFKCTISVNSMEDFFTELSDENKPEIILSDIGLPGKQGDESLRAIKEKLPETEIVMLTVHDDPEKIFKCLQGGASGYLLKNSPLEEIKKYLTILADGGSPMSPRIARKVIEYFQPKQKLEKQLTEREYDIVVGLVEGLSYKMIADKYHISIDTVRQHIRSVYRKLNVNSKAEVITKKLRGEI from the coding sequence ATGAAAAGCATTGCAATTATAGAAGATGATATTGAATTAAGAGAATTACTATATAGATATTTAAGTCATCAAAAGGAATTCAAATGCACTATTAGTGTGAATTCTATGGAAGATTTTTTCACGGAACTATCCGATGAAAACAAACCCGAAATAATTTTATCAGATATAGGATTACCCGGTAAACAAGGTGACGAATCTCTAAGGGCGATTAAAGAAAAATTACCCGAAACCGAAATCGTTATGCTTACCGTGCACGATGACCCTGAAAAAATATTTAAATGTTTGCAAGGCGGAGCCTCCGGTTATCTATTAAAAAATTCTCCGCTCGAAGAAATAAAAAAGTACTTAACAATCTTGGCAGATGGCGGATCGCCAATGTCGCCGCGCATAGCAAGGAAAGTAATTGAATACTTCCAGCCAAAGCAAAAACTAGAAAAACAACTTACTGAAAGAGAATATGATATTGTAGTTGGCCTAGTGGAAGGATTAAGCTACAAAATGATTGCCGATAAATATCATATTTCGATTGATACTGTTCGACAGCACATTAGAAGTGTTTACCGCAAATTAAATGTCAACTCCAAGGCTGAAGTAATAACTAAAAAACTCCGCGGCGAAATTTAA
- a CDS encoding serine hydrolase, with protein sequence MLKFTQKIILIAVTAFTIIAQTLPEKLQDKLESLQVEKSLFGISAAVLLGDELIWSGTAGYSNPQTKDTVTIDMNGSIGSNTKMMTSVIILQLVEEGKLSLDDTIDKWFTPSSKINGKITVRQLLNHTSGIANYTTEAWVDSFKTNPAKIWNMNEMIDVLVGEPDFQPGESWNYSNTGYLLLGSIIEKVENKSYREVLHERIFDPLELSTMYTPIEDEPTGPVMTPWFDMDDDGEQDNLDQYSMMAMHTSGGSAGYIYSTPVDLAMFLNKLFSKEVIGQSSLDEMITTVPARSTYDYGLGLIKYKIFDKPYYGHTGQYIGYLSFSAYEPISKLSVALIMNLTFADIYGVGQEITELAFNEIITSIEEENLLNEFSLSQNYPNPFNPSTTINFSIPEQTYVSLKIYDVLGKEIAVLVNEEMSSGSYQLDFDASILSSGIYIYALKTKHSIISRKMVLIK encoded by the coding sequence GTGTTGAAATTCACTCAAAAAATTATACTTATCGCAGTGACTGCTTTCACGATCATTGCGCAAACCTTGCCGGAGAAATTACAAGATAAACTTGAATCTCTTCAGGTGGAAAAATCACTTTTTGGTATCTCAGCAGCCGTATTATTAGGGGATGAATTAATTTGGAGCGGAACTGCTGGCTATTCAAATCCTCAGACGAAAGATACCGTCACAATTGATATGAATGGATCTATTGGAAGTAATACAAAAATGATGACGTCCGTAATAATTCTTCAGCTTGTGGAAGAAGGCAAACTTTCCTTGGATGATACAATCGATAAGTGGTTTACTCCCTCATCAAAAATTAATGGCAAAATCACTGTGAGACAATTACTGAATCATACAAGTGGTATTGCAAATTATACAACTGAAGCATGGGTTGATTCATTCAAAACAAATCCCGCAAAAATATGGAACATGAATGAAATGATAGATGTGCTAGTCGGAGAACCGGATTTCCAACCCGGTGAATCATGGAATTATTCTAATACCGGTTATTTGTTACTTGGAAGCATTATTGAAAAAGTTGAGAACAAATCATACAGAGAAGTTCTTCACGAGAGAATTTTTGATCCTTTGGAATTATCAACAATGTATACTCCAATTGAAGATGAACCGACCGGTCCGGTAATGACTCCTTGGTTTGATATGGATGATGACGGCGAACAGGATAATTTAGATCAATACTCAATGATGGCAATGCATACAAGCGGTGGGTCAGCAGGATATATTTACTCCACACCTGTAGATCTTGCTATGTTTCTTAATAAATTATTTTCAAAAGAAGTCATTGGTCAATCCTCTTTGGATGAAATGATTACAACCGTTCCGGCACGTTCAACTTATGATTATGGTCTTGGTCTTATTAAGTATAAAATTTTCGATAAGCCTTATTACGGTCACACCGGACAATATATTGGATACTTAAGCTTTTCGGCTTACGAACCAATATCAAAATTGAGTGTTGCTTTAATAATGAATTTAACTTTTGCTGATATATATGGTGTTGGTCAAGAAATAACTGAACTGGCATTTAATGAAATAATAACCTCGATTGAAGAAGAAAATTTATTAAATGAATTTTCACTTTCACAAAATTATCCAAACCCATTTAACCCAAGCACAACAATAAATTTTTCTATCCCTGAACAAACATATGTTTCATTAAAAATTTATGATGTACTCGGAAAGGAAATTGCAGTATTAGTTAATGAAGAAATGTCATCAGGTTCCTACCAACTTGATTTTGATGCTTCTATTCTATCGAGCGGAATTTACATTTATGCACTTAAGACAAAACATTCCATTATATCGCGCAAAATGGTGTTGATTAAGTAA
- a CDS encoding radical SAM-associated putative lipoprotein, giving the protein MQKIKFLIIPLVLLVFSACSEESTTEYSEGGELAKYTISGKVTDQNGTALADANVSAKDNNSIGIAPAASVTTSSDGSYSFQLDEGGNYDIRVFYTDHLNPDDSKTIDKLNSNMTINFVITIP; this is encoded by the coding sequence ATGCAAAAAATAAAATTTTTGATAATTCCTTTAGTATTACTTGTATTTTCAGCTTGCTCAGAGGAAAGTACTACTGAATACAGTGAAGGAGGAGAACTTGCGAAATATACAATTAGCGGAAAAGTAACTGATCAGAATGGGACGGCTCTTGCTGATGCAAATGTGAGTGCTAAAGATAATAATAGTATTGGCATTGCTCCGGCAGCTTCAGTCACCACAAGTTCGGATGGTTCATACTCTTTCCAATTAGATGAGGGTGGGAATTACGATATTCGAGTTTTTTATACCGATCACTTGAACCCGGATGATAGTAAGACCATCGATAAATTGAATAGTAATATGACAATAAACTTTGTGATAACAATTCCGTAA
- a CDS encoding two-component regulator propeller domain-containing protein: MKSISKIIPFILFFAFADCFAQSNDLHYEQVATAQGLSQLSVKSIVQDYQGFMWFCTDDGLNRFDGYSCKVYSYNPNDTNGIQNNLITSICEDGYKNLWVGTQGGGLYKYNREKDKFIFFDLDSAGVSKNTDLVYTLYSKGKYLWIGTREGGIVKLNLETEKVENYINSSNGLKTNFVTNICSDHNGNIWVGTSNEGLFKFSNVENKFPDIYNYFEKTQIFSATIDSDGSAWISTPNEIKKLNPKFGVVKTYSYFEKVDEKLKPGTVHYVYADTIRKTIWAAASGNLLKYDSAKDEFLPFEIDNVNIFAKSILRTLYFSNDQNILWVGSISDGAYKIDLSQSRFYNFLNDSHIGVTAPGMAILEDKEGYFWAGTFGSGLFRLDSNKNIIKAFHQIDRSKKIYVYCLMEDNEGNIWYGTVLNGLFKYDKKTKTTTAYNTQNSKLNSRGISYLYQDKEKNIWAGTHGVGLFKYNKETDDFANTNNNDELGYQISAKGITCIYNNSRGNLWIATDSKGIDKIDTKRGRFINYSNNNENGLSHNYVTTIKEDSKNNLWLGTYGGGLNKFNYETETFTFYTTNEGLPNNTVYAIEEDNSGELWISTNNGISRFNPVKEIFTNFSTQDGLAYKEFVQNAAYKTIAGEIIFGSINGFISFDPAKFSDRNIDYKIVTTGFTIGNKPVPIGNDSKLEKNIIVADKLSLNYLDNVFEFEFAALNFDMQRSLKYAYKLENFDDNWIITTPDKRFATYTNLDPGEYNFKVKVVDRSGNFSNNEASIFLTISPPFWLTWWFNLVVGSLIALGLFSIYKYRINRILELERLRVKIASDLHDEVGSTLTKVSMRAQMLEMQINGEKESKNLKRIAEQAREAVSTMQDIVWAIDSRNDGLNNLIYKMKDIAFSVLTEKNIKVNFSVSGLDSDEKLNLETRQNLYLILKESVHNIMKHSDATEVNISITNTDKFLTMIIADNGKRYEQKEHHTGQGLRNIEMRAKKIKAICEFKNENGFIVIVKAPPIS, translated from the coding sequence ATGAAATCGATAAGTAAAATAATTCCATTTATATTGTTTTTTGCATTTGCCGATTGTTTTGCTCAAAGCAACGATCTTCATTATGAACAAGTAGCCACCGCGCAGGGTTTATCCCAGTTATCTGTTAAAAGTATTGTACAGGATTATCAGGGATTTATGTGGTTCTGCACAGACGACGGATTAAACAGGTTTGACGGATATAGCTGTAAGGTCTACAGTTACAACCCCAATGACACAAACGGAATACAAAACAACCTTATTACATCAATTTGTGAAGACGGTTATAAAAACCTTTGGGTTGGTACTCAAGGCGGCGGTTTATATAAATACAACCGTGAAAAAGATAAATTTATTTTCTTCGATCTTGATTCCGCCGGTGTGAGCAAAAATACGGATTTGGTTTATACTCTTTATTCCAAAGGAAAATATTTATGGATAGGCACACGCGAAGGCGGAATAGTAAAACTTAATTTGGAAACAGAAAAAGTTGAAAACTATATTAACAGCAGCAACGGACTAAAAACAAATTTTGTTACTAATATTTGTAGCGATCACAACGGAAATATTTGGGTTGGAACAAGCAATGAAGGTTTGTTTAAATTTTCAAATGTAGAAAACAAATTCCCGGATATTTATAATTACTTTGAAAAAACACAAATATTCAGCGCAACAATTGATTCTGATGGTTCTGCATGGATTTCAACTCCAAACGAAATAAAAAAATTAAATCCTAAATTCGGTGTTGTAAAAACTTATTCCTATTTTGAAAAAGTTGATGAGAAGTTAAAACCGGGCACAGTTCATTATGTTTACGCAGATACAATAAGAAAAACTATTTGGGCGGCGGCTTCAGGTAATTTGCTAAAATATGATTCTGCAAAAGACGAGTTTTTACCTTTCGAAATTGATAATGTAAACATTTTCGCCAAATCTATTTTAAGAACCCTCTATTTCTCTAATGATCAAAATATACTCTGGGTAGGTTCAATAAGCGACGGCGCATATAAAATCGATCTTTCACAATCTAGATTTTACAACTTTCTAAATGACTCTCATATTGGTGTCACTGCACCGGGCATGGCAATACTGGAGGATAAAGAAGGATACTTTTGGGCAGGCACTTTCGGCAGCGGTTTATTCCGGCTTGATTCTAATAAAAATATAATAAAAGCCTTTCATCAAATCGATCGCTCTAAAAAGATATATGTTTACTGCCTTATGGAAGATAACGAGGGAAATATATGGTACGGTACTGTATTAAACGGGTTATTTAAATATGATAAGAAAACTAAAACAACTACAGCCTACAATACTCAAAACTCCAAACTGAATTCAAGAGGCATCAGTTATTTATACCAAGATAAAGAAAAAAACATATGGGCGGGAACACATGGTGTGGGATTATTTAAGTATAATAAAGAAACTGATGACTTTGCAAATACAAACAATAATGACGAGCTCGGTTATCAAATAAGTGCAAAGGGTATAACATGTATTTATAACAACAGCCGCGGAAATTTATGGATTGCAACTGATTCGAAAGGAATAGATAAAATAGATACAAAGAGAGGAAGATTTATTAACTATTCCAACAATAACGAAAACGGATTAAGTCATAATTATGTCACGACAATAAAAGAGGATTCCAAAAACAATTTATGGTTGGGAACATACGGCGGCGGATTAAACAAGTTTAATTATGAAACGGAAACCTTTACTTTTTATACCACAAATGAAGGTTTGCCCAATAATACAGTTTATGCAATTGAAGAAGACAATTCCGGGGAACTTTGGATAAGCACAAACAACGGTATTTCACGATTCAATCCCGTAAAAGAAATCTTTACAAACTTTTCAACACAGGACGGCTTGGCTTATAAAGAATTTGTACAGAATGCAGCTTATAAAACTATTGCAGGCGAGATAATTTTCGGAAGCATAAACGGGTTTATTAGTTTTGATCCAGCAAAATTTTCCGACAGAAATATTGATTATAAAATTGTTACAACCGGTTTTACAATAGGAAATAAACCTGTTCCCATTGGAAACGATTCAAAGCTAGAAAAAAATATAATTGTTGCAGATAAACTGAGCTTAAATTACCTGGATAATGTTTTTGAATTTGAATTTGCAGCATTAAACTTTGATATGCAGCGTTCCCTTAAATACGCTTATAAATTGGAAAACTTTGACGACAACTGGATTATTACAACCCCGGATAAACGATTTGCAACATACACTAATCTTGATCCCGGAGAATATAATTTTAAAGTAAAAGTTGTTGACCGTTCGGGAAACTTCAGCAATAATGAAGCCTCAATTTTCTTAACAATCTCCCCACCGTTTTGGCTTACATGGTGGTTCAATTTAGTTGTTGGAAGTTTAATAGCATTAGGTCTTTTCTCAATTTACAAGTATAGGATTAATAGGATTTTAGAGTTAGAACGTCTTCGCGTAAAAATAGCAAGCGATTTACATGATGAGGTTGGTTCAACATTAACTAAAGTTTCGATGCGTGCACAAATGCTTGAAATGCAGATTAACGGAGAGAAAGAATCAAAAAATCTTAAACGCATTGCAGAACAAGCCCGTGAAGCGGTTTCAACTATGCAGGATATTGTGTGGGCAATTGATTCTCGAAATGATGGTCTGAATAATTTAATATACAAGATGAAAGACATTGCATTTTCGGTTTTGACTGAGAAAAACATAAAAGTAAATTTCTCTGTATCAGGTTTAGATTCGGATGAAAAACTAAATCTAGAAACCCGGCAAAATCTGTACTTAATCTTAAAAGAATCTGTACATAATATTATGAAACACTCCGATGCAACCGAAGTTAATATATCAATAACCAATACGGATAAGTTTCTAACCATGATTATAGCCGATAATGGAAAAAGATATGAACAAAAAGAACACCATACAGGGCAAGGTCTTCGAAACATTGAAATGCGTGCAAAAAAAATAAAAGCTATTTGTGAATTTAAGAATGAAAATGGATTCATCGTAATTGTTAAAGCACCTCCAATTTCATAA